One part of the Bdellovibrio sp. KM01 genome encodes these proteins:
- a CDS encoding phosphomannomutase/phosphoglucomutase — MYQPVIFREYDIRGVYNGQFDDNFAYLLARAFVVHMKNVKNISNPTLTIGHDARVSSPSIVKSMEKGFVDSGAKVIHLGLVTSPVCYFSTFTMKVDGAVQVTGSHNPPEFNGFKISLGKTTIFGEEIQELRKIIEKGEYIDGKGSVESFDIRPSYYEHYKKEFGQMKNVKVVLDCGNGAGGSVVRGLFEACGLKPTIMFEEPDGTFPNHHPDPTVEENLVDLAAQVKKEGAVCGIGFDGDADRIGVVDHTGRMVYGDELMTIVSRAILETNKGAKIVGDVKCSDRLYHDIAKHDGQPIMWKTGHSLIKEKIKVEKAPFGGEMSGHIFFADRNFGYDDAPYAGLRLVEILAKTGKTIPQLLEGLPPAFNTPEIRIDTTEEKKVLIVEKMKEAFKGGPGADYQVNLTDGIRLSFEDGWALCRASNTQPVLVVRYEATTAEGMKRIQDRVEAVVNKYL; from the coding sequence ATGTATCAACCGGTAATTTTCAGAGAATACGACATCCGTGGCGTTTACAACGGTCAGTTTGACGACAATTTCGCCTATCTTTTGGCGCGCGCATTCGTAGTTCACATGAAGAACGTTAAAAACATTTCTAATCCAACACTGACTATCGGCCACGATGCCCGTGTAAGCTCTCCATCAATCGTTAAGAGCATGGAAAAAGGTTTTGTTGATTCGGGCGCTAAGGTTATTCACTTGGGCCTTGTAACCAGCCCTGTGTGCTATTTCTCAACATTCACAATGAAAGTGGATGGCGCTGTTCAAGTGACTGGCTCACACAATCCTCCAGAGTTTAACGGCTTCAAGATCTCTTTGGGTAAAACGACGATCTTTGGTGAAGAAATTCAAGAGCTTCGTAAAATCATCGAAAAGGGTGAATATATCGACGGTAAAGGTTCTGTTGAATCTTTCGATATCCGCCCAAGCTACTACGAGCACTACAAAAAAGAATTCGGACAAATGAAGAACGTTAAAGTCGTTTTGGATTGCGGCAACGGTGCCGGCGGTTCTGTTGTTCGTGGTTTATTCGAGGCATGCGGCTTGAAGCCGACAATCATGTTTGAAGAACCAGATGGCACATTCCCAAATCACCATCCGGATCCAACTGTTGAGGAAAACTTGGTGGATCTTGCTGCTCAAGTTAAAAAAGAAGGTGCCGTTTGCGGTATCGGTTTTGACGGCGACGCAGATCGCATCGGTGTCGTGGATCATACAGGTCGCATGGTTTATGGCGATGAGCTTATGACGATCGTATCCCGCGCTATCCTTGAAACAAACAAAGGTGCGAAAATCGTAGGTGACGTGAAGTGTTCTGATCGTCTGTACCACGATATCGCTAAACACGATGGCCAACCGATCATGTGGAAAACAGGTCACTCTTTGATTAAAGAAAAAATCAAAGTGGAAAAAGCACCATTCGGCGGCGAGATGTCTGGTCACATCTTCTTTGCAGATCGCAATTTCGGTTACGACGATGCTCCATACGCAGGTCTTCGTTTGGTAGAAATCCTGGCGAAAACTGGTAAAACCATCCCGCAATTGCTTGAAGGTTTGCCTCCAGCATTCAACACTCCAGAAATTCGTATCGACACGACCGAAGAGAAAAAAGTCTTGATCGTCGAGAAAATGAAAGAAGCTTTCAAGGGCGGCCCTGGTGCAGATTACCAAGTAAACTTGACTGATGGTATTCGCCTAAGCTTCGAAGACGGTTGGGCACTTTGCAGAGCTTCAAACACGCAACCCGTATTGGTTGTTCGTTATGAAGCAACAACCGCCGAAGGTATGAAACGCATCCAAGACCGCGTCGAAGCCGTCGTGAATAAATACCTTTAA
- a CDS encoding 4-hydroxythreonine-4-phosphate dehydrogenase PdxA, whose translation MSNKRIALTTGDDDGIGFEVTAKALHKLGPQKGVQFFLWRNDNASAKYLRLIDQKFERIVVDSLEEGLKIEGPYLVDICSDLSPAHWVESTAKACMKKQLDGMATAPLSKTLIKEAGFKDLGHTDILKRVSRTKTVHMGFAGREFNVVLATGHLSVAHISKHISFSTVAEALLHADQLRKSLPASKRSKPIGVLGLNPHAGEQGMIGGEELLVFPNLASFAKEKSIPYVGPLVPDAAFFKENWKKYSVYLCLYHDQGLIPFKMIHGQDSGVHISLGIPFVRTSVDHGTAKDIFGKNKANPNSMIDAIRWSINLTRQQS comes from the coding sequence ATGAGTAACAAACGAATTGCACTTACCACGGGTGACGATGATGGTATTGGCTTTGAAGTCACAGCCAAAGCCCTGCACAAGCTCGGCCCACAAAAGGGTGTGCAATTCTTCTTGTGGCGAAACGACAACGCCTCTGCAAAATATTTAAGACTTATTGATCAGAAATTCGAACGTATTGTTGTCGACTCACTGGAAGAGGGCCTAAAAATCGAAGGCCCTTACCTGGTTGATATATGCTCTGATTTGTCGCCGGCTCATTGGGTTGAAAGCACGGCCAAAGCCTGCATGAAAAAACAACTCGACGGGATGGCAACAGCTCCTTTATCAAAAACTTTGATCAAAGAAGCCGGCTTCAAAGATCTTGGACACACCGATATTCTTAAACGAGTTTCCAGAACTAAAACTGTGCACATGGGTTTTGCGGGCCGCGAATTCAATGTCGTTTTGGCAACGGGGCATTTGTCGGTTGCTCATATTTCAAAGCACATTAGTTTTAGCACCGTCGCTGAGGCCTTGTTGCATGCGGATCAATTGCGTAAATCTTTACCTGCATCCAAACGCTCAAAACCCATTGGCGTTTTAGGCCTAAATCCCCACGCTGGCGAGCAGGGGATGATCGGTGGCGAAGAACTTTTGGTTTTTCCAAATCTTGCTTCTTTTGCTAAAGAAAAAAGTATTCCCTATGTGGGTCCATTAGTTCCAGATGCGGCTTTCTTTAAAGAGAACTGGAAAAAATATTCCGTGTATCTATGTCTGTATCATGACCAAGGTTTAATCCCTTTTAAAATGATTCACGGACAAGACAGTGGTGTTCACATCAGTCTGGGAATTCCATTTGTTCGCACCAGTGTCGATCACGGCACAGCGAAGGATATTTTTGGCAAAAACAAAGCCAATCCCAACTCTATGATTGATGCTATTCGCTGGTCTATTAATTTGACTCGACAGCAGTCCTAG
- a CDS encoding peptidylprolyl isomerase, translating to MISLLVSLFLAVPVKAEVVEKTLAVVNNEIILESDLKELQNRIAKPGMVDDALMDGKSADALKKDRKAQMDYLINEKILSSEIKRLNLTVTNDRVEQEFKDMAKRNNVSEAELMSILKGQGINIPEYKIFLKEKIEKQNLMDTEIISKLRISDEDALNEYLKSNPNNKPAIDEFSVSHIFFSPKKGGSEAAYKRAETALSKLRSGENFETLAQQFSEDPNFSAGGALGTFKSGEFIPEIEEAISSLKVGETTGIVKSRLGFHIVKLTTKKLTPDPKFEKQKDRIKAQLLETSFKRQLRLWLQNKRDDSFIRINE from the coding sequence ATGATTAGTTTACTTGTTTCTTTATTTTTAGCAGTGCCGGTTAAAGCCGAAGTCGTTGAAAAAACTTTGGCCGTTGTGAACAACGAAATCATCTTGGAATCTGACCTTAAGGAATTGCAAAATCGAATTGCAAAGCCCGGTATGGTTGATGACGCTTTGATGGATGGTAAGTCTGCTGATGCTTTAAAGAAAGATCGCAAAGCGCAGATGGACTATTTGATTAATGAGAAAATTCTTTCTTCTGAAATCAAACGCTTGAATCTGACTGTGACAAATGATCGTGTTGAACAAGAGTTCAAAGACATGGCCAAAAGAAACAATGTAAGCGAAGCCGAGCTTATGAGCATTCTTAAGGGGCAGGGAATCAATATCCCTGAATACAAGATTTTCCTGAAAGAAAAAATTGAAAAGCAAAATTTGATGGATACAGAGATCATTTCAAAATTGCGTATTTCTGACGAAGACGCTTTGAATGAATACTTAAAATCAAATCCAAACAACAAGCCTGCAATTGACGAATTCTCCGTTTCCCACATTTTCTTCTCTCCGAAAAAAGGTGGCTCTGAAGCTGCTTACAAACGTGCGGAGACGGCTCTTTCCAAACTTCGTTCCGGTGAAAACTTTGAAACTCTGGCACAGCAATTCAGTGAAGATCCAAACTTCTCAGCTGGTGGTGCTTTAGGTACTTTCAAATCCGGCGAATTTATTCCGGAAATTGAAGAAGCTATTTCCAGTCTTAAAGTGGGTGAAACAACAGGTATCGTAAAATCTCGCCTGGGTTTCCACATCGTAAAATTGACGACTAAAAAGCTGACGCCAGATCCTAAATTTGAAAAACAAAAAGACCGTATTAAAGCTCAACTTTTGGAAACTAGTTTCAAAAGACAACTTCGTCTTTGGTTGCAAAACAAACGCGACGACTCGTTCATCAGAATTAATGAGTAA
- a CDS encoding peptidyl-prolyl cis-trans isomerase, giving the protein MKFLKSPAKTGLFILTSMLLAGCPSKYQKLSKQPVEKVNEHVLTAKEFANQLARKLKNFDALAAKDPNNVQRIKEEILRDFLVKSLTLDWARAQSIVVSENSLDQEVDKLRANYPDDLSFRRALAQENLSFAEWREELRYTLIEREVFKKINEKAKPIAEEEIKRYYDDHKDMYKRKERIYIRQIVVDEESKADAIKTDLKTKDFAELAKKFSITPEAKQGGVIGWIEKGTVDYFDRLFTNSVGVQMIKSPFGIHLIRVEKKAPASTLTLEEVRPQITRALKAQREQAEYVAWLDAQLRSSKVLKDYELMNSISVDTRGNND; this is encoded by the coding sequence ATGAAATTTCTAAAGAGCCCCGCCAAAACGGGGCTTTTTATTTTAACAAGCATGTTGTTGGCGGGTTGTCCTTCCAAATATCAAAAACTTTCTAAACAACCAGTTGAGAAAGTAAACGAACACGTTCTGACAGCGAAGGAATTCGCAAATCAGTTGGCGCGTAAGCTTAAAAACTTTGATGCGCTGGCCGCCAAAGATCCCAATAACGTTCAACGAATCAAAGAGGAAATTCTTCGCGACTTCCTGGTGAAGAGTTTAACTTTGGATTGGGCACGCGCTCAAAGCATCGTCGTTTCTGAAAACAGTCTGGATCAAGAAGTGGATAAGTTGCGAGCAAACTATCCTGATGATCTTTCTTTCCGTCGTGCTTTGGCCCAAGAAAACCTGTCCTTTGCAGAGTGGCGCGAAGAACTTCGTTACACTCTGATTGAACGTGAGGTTTTCAAAAAGATTAACGAGAAAGCGAAGCCAATCGCCGAAGAAGAGATCAAACGTTATTACGACGACCACAAGGATATGTATAAACGCAAAGAACGCATTTATATCCGCCAGATCGTAGTCGACGAAGAATCTAAGGCTGACGCGATAAAAACGGATCTAAAAACCAAAGATTTTGCGGAACTTGCCAAGAAATTCTCCATCACTCCGGAAGCTAAGCAGGGTGGTGTCATCGGGTGGATTGAAAAGGGCACTGTGGATTACTTTGACCGTCTGTTTACAAACTCTGTTGGCGTACAAATGATCAAAAGCCCCTTCGGTATTCACCTGATTCGTGTGGAAAAAAAGGCTCCAGCGTCTACTTTGACTCTTGAAGAGGTTCGCCCCCAGATTACGCGCGCGCTTAAAGCACAACGCGAGCAGGCAGAATACGTGGCGTGGCTTGATGCCCAGCTCAGAAGTAGTAAAGTTCTAAAGGACTACGAGTTGATGAATTCCATCTCCGTAGATACCCGAGGGAATAATGATTAG
- a CDS encoding peptidylprolyl isomerase, giving the protein MKLVISILMLIAAPAFAQKSSEVLAQVGKKTITLDEFNKKYNDIKSKTTNPPPKDLFLEDMVRYEVGLQEAEKRNLEKDPIVQDQLRQAMYKALLEKELGPKVQKITISDKELQDWYKNNPEIRTSNILIEFKQGATPAQIAEAKKRAEEIYTEVKKSKRPFEELVKLYSDDAISKQAGGDIGWQSRVTIVPAYYEAAASMKVGDIKGLIESPYGFHIIKVTGRRSFENADKRQIRAAVYDEKRKVIFNEYFEKLKKSYSIKENKNLIK; this is encoded by the coding sequence ATGAAATTAGTTATCAGCATCTTGATGCTCATCGCAGCACCGGCGTTCGCGCAGAAATCTTCTGAAGTGTTAGCTCAGGTGGGCAAAAAAACGATCACTCTTGATGAATTCAACAAGAAATACAACGACATCAAATCTAAAACGACAAACCCTCCACCAAAAGATCTTTTCCTGGAAGATATGGTTCGTTATGAAGTGGGTTTACAAGAAGCTGAAAAGCGCAATCTAGAAAAAGATCCTATCGTTCAAGACCAACTTCGTCAGGCGATGTACAAAGCTCTTTTGGAAAAAGAGTTGGGTCCTAAAGTTCAAAAAATCACGATTTCTGACAAAGAATTGCAAGATTGGTACAAAAACAATCCTGAAATCCGCACTAGCAATATCTTGATTGAGTTTAAACAAGGTGCAACTCCGGCACAAATCGCCGAAGCTAAAAAACGTGCCGAGGAAATCTATACTGAAGTTAAAAAATCGAAGCGCCCGTTTGAAGAGCTGGTTAAGCTTTATTCCGATGATGCGATTTCCAAGCAAGCTGGTGGCGACATCGGTTGGCAATCACGTGTAACAATCGTTCCTGCATACTATGAGGCGGCAGCTTCCATGAAGGTCGGTGACATCAAGGGGCTCATCGAATCTCCATATGGCTTCCACATCATCAAAGTAACAGGACGTCGCAGCTTTGAAAATGCGGATAAACGCCAAATCAGAGCCGCAGTATACGACGAGAAAAGAAAAGTGATCTTTAACGAGTACTTCGAAAAATTGAAAAAATCGTACTCGATCAAAGAAAACAAAAACCTTATCAAATAA
- a CDS encoding lysophospholipid acyltransferase family protein, translated as MFRKYILPIIVFVFYRTLSWTWRVRLFEPESLKSSLENKNPVVLAHWHGDELALLSIVKRYRIATIASQSKDGELMATVLKWMGAKTSRGSSSRGSVQALKGLLRLVKDGGNCSFAVDGPKGPLHKVKPGVFELSRMIHGPIYAAGVYVDRAIYFPRSWNKTFLPKPFAKVIIVWSECLPPVTKEQDPRNPDLALELESLLHQTRQQAVNFIADNKA; from the coding sequence GTGTTTAGGAAATACATCCTTCCGATTATTGTGTTTGTATTTTATCGAACCCTCTCATGGACGTGGAGGGTTCGTCTTTTCGAGCCTGAATCCCTTAAGAGTTCCCTGGAAAATAAAAACCCGGTTGTACTTGCTCACTGGCATGGTGACGAGCTTGCACTTCTTTCGATCGTTAAACGCTATCGTATCGCTACAATTGCATCGCAATCCAAAGACGGCGAGTTGATGGCAACTGTGCTTAAATGGATGGGCGCAAAAACCAGTCGTGGGTCATCTTCGCGTGGCAGTGTTCAAGCCCTGAAAGGTCTTTTGCGTTTAGTAAAAGACGGGGGAAATTGCAGCTTTGCGGTGGATGGCCCCAAGGGTCCGTTACACAAGGTAAAGCCCGGAGTTTTTGAATTATCACGCATGATTCATGGCCCGATCTATGCGGCTGGCGTGTACGTTGATCGTGCGATTTATTTCCCAAGATCTTGGAATAAAACTTTCCTGCCTAAACCCTTCGCGAAAGTGATAATTGTTTGGAGTGAGTGCCTTCCTCCAGTCACAAAGGAACAAGATCCAAGAAACCCAGACCTTGCTCTAGAGTTAGAGTCTCTTTTACACCAGACTCGTCAGCAAGCTGTTAATTTCATTGCGGATAATAAGGCCTAG
- a CDS encoding electron transfer flavoprotein subunit alpha/FixB family protein has protein sequence MGKVLVFAEQTNGKLKRSSIELLQAAAKSGNTVVAVTFGSHAGDVTAAIGHNGASEVHVVKDGALDSYNPESYTANVVAIVNKVQPSIILASASSTGKDLFPRVAARLNTGVASDCTQLTISGDNVTAVKPMYSGKAFATVNFENSPIKIVLMRANQLPVEAADTSKTANVVENTNAATDLKTLIKEIVKGASEKLDLTEANIIVSGGRGLKEAANFKMLNDLADVLGATVGATRAVVDAGWVGHGMQVGQTGKTVAPTLYIAVGISGAIQHLAGMGSSKVIVAINNDANAPIFQKATYGIVGDAFDIVPKLTEEFKKALHH, from the coding sequence ATGGGTAAAGTATTAGTTTTTGCTGAACAAACAAACGGTAAACTTAAACGCAGCTCGATCGAGCTTTTGCAAGCGGCAGCGAAATCCGGCAACACAGTGGTTGCTGTGACTTTCGGTTCTCACGCAGGTGACGTAACAGCGGCCATCGGCCACAATGGTGCTTCTGAAGTTCATGTTGTGAAAGACGGGGCTTTGGATTCGTACAATCCAGAATCTTACACTGCAAACGTAGTTGCGATCGTAAACAAAGTTCAACCTTCGATCATCCTGGCTTCTGCTTCTTCAACAGGTAAAGATTTGTTCCCACGTGTTGCGGCTCGCTTAAACACAGGTGTTGCAAGTGATTGCACTCAGTTGACGATCTCTGGTGACAACGTAACTGCTGTTAAACCAATGTACTCAGGTAAAGCATTTGCGACTGTTAACTTCGAAAACAGCCCAATCAAAATCGTTTTGATGCGTGCTAATCAACTTCCAGTTGAAGCTGCTGACACATCTAAAACTGCAAATGTTGTCGAAAACACAAATGCAGCAACTGATTTGAAAACTTTGATCAAAGAAATCGTCAAGGGTGCCTCAGAGAAGTTGGATCTGACAGAAGCAAACATCATCGTTTCTGGTGGTCGTGGTTTGAAAGAAGCTGCGAACTTCAAAATGTTGAACGACCTTGCTGACGTATTGGGTGCAACTGTAGGTGCGACTCGTGCAGTGGTTGATGCTGGATGGGTAGGACACGGTATGCAAGTGGGTCAAACTGGTAAAACAGTGGCTCCAACATTGTACATCGCTGTTGGCATCTCGGGCGCGATTCAACATTTGGCAGGTATGGGCAGCTCTAAAGTTATCGTTGCTATCAATAACGATGCGAATGCTCCAATCTTCCAAAAAGCTACTTACGGTATCGTGGGTGATGCTTTTGATATCGTTCCAAAATTGACTGAAGAGTTCAAAAAGGCTCTTCACCACTAA
- a CDS encoding electron transfer flavoprotein subunit beta/FixA family protein has product MKIFVCIKQVPDTETKIKISPDQTGIDTAGIKWVMNPYDEYAVEEANKLRDANPGAQVWVLSAGPKARVVESLRTALAMGADEAIVINGEGLDNFSTAKALAEVIKAEGGMKIIFTGKLAIDDNASSVSQMMAEFLNVPHTTVVSKFAFNGENVTVERDVEGGAKEVVQMMTPAVVGANKGLNMPRYASLPGIMKAKKKVIKEIEFSSLNIPATDIKVKYSGMTLPADKPAVKMLSGDSSAQAAELVKLLRDEAKVL; this is encoded by the coding sequence ATGAAGATTTTCGTGTGCATCAAACAGGTGCCAGACACTGAAACTAAAATCAAAATCTCTCCCGACCAAACCGGTATCGATACGGCGGGGATTAAATGGGTTATGAACCCTTACGACGAATACGCTGTCGAGGAAGCGAACAAGCTTCGCGACGCAAATCCAGGCGCTCAGGTTTGGGTTTTAAGCGCAGGTCCTAAAGCGCGTGTCGTAGAATCTTTGCGTACAGCACTTGCTATGGGTGCTGACGAAGCCATTGTAATCAACGGTGAAGGTCTAGATAACTTCTCTACTGCGAAAGCACTTGCAGAAGTGATCAAAGCCGAGGGCGGAATGAAAATCATTTTCACCGGCAAACTTGCGATTGATGACAACGCTTCTTCTGTAAGCCAAATGATGGCTGAATTCTTGAACGTACCTCACACGACTGTAGTTTCTAAATTCGCTTTCAACGGCGAAAATGTAACAGTTGAGCGTGATGTCGAGGGTGGTGCGAAGGAAGTTGTGCAAATGATGACACCAGCAGTGGTTGGCGCGAACAAAGGCTTGAACATGCCACGTTACGCCTCTCTTCCTGGTATCATGAAAGCTAAAAAGAAAGTGATCAAAGAAATCGAGTTCTCTTCTTTGAACATTCCTGCAACTGACATCAAAGTAAAATACTCTGGCATGACACTTCCAGCTGATAAACCGGCGGTTAAAATGCTATCTGGTGACTCTTCTGCACAAGCAGCTGAGCTTGTTAAACTTCTTCGCGATGAAGCGAAGGTTCTGTAG
- a CDS encoding succinate dehydrogenase cytochrome b subunit, with the protein MFGFLGTTVGKKYLMGITGLIWAGFVLAHMAGNMLIFVSHDAYNAYGHALTSGKIIYVAELVLVLALITHVFMAISLTKNNREAKGQKYAVAAKGAKRVSLASRTMAIQGSLILVFVILHLITFKYGQHYETNVNGVPMRDLAKLMEEVFQQPGYVVWYVVALILLGFHLKHGVGSTFQSLGLMEGTYRNVWAKLSVGYGIIVALGFISQPLYLFLTL; encoded by the coding sequence ATGTTTGGATTTCTCGGAACGACTGTCGGGAAAAAGTACTTAATGGGAATCACTGGTCTTATTTGGGCGGGTTTCGTGCTTGCTCACATGGCCGGAAACATGCTCATTTTCGTAAGCCACGACGCTTACAATGCTTATGGCCACGCGCTTACAAGCGGTAAAATCATCTACGTTGCGGAACTTGTTCTGGTGCTGGCGTTGATAACCCACGTCTTTATGGCGATTTCTTTGACGAAAAACAATCGCGAAGCAAAAGGCCAAAAATACGCCGTGGCGGCCAAGGGCGCAAAAAGAGTTTCCCTGGCTTCACGAACAATGGCGATTCAGGGCTCGCTGATTCTGGTTTTCGTTATTCTTCATTTGATCACTTTCAAATACGGTCAACATTACGAGACCAACGTAAACGGCGTTCCAATGCGTGATCTGGCAAAATTGATGGAAGAAGTTTTCCAACAACCAGGCTATGTAGTTTGGTACGTGGTTGCCTTGATTCTTTTGGGCTTCCATTTAAAGCACGGTGTGGGTTCCACTTTCCAATCTTTGGGTTTGATGGAAGGCACTTATCGTAATGTTTGGGCTAAGCTAAGTGTTGGTTACGGAATTATCGTAGCCCTTGGTTTTATCTCTCAACCTCTTTACCTTTTCCTCACTCTCTAA
- a CDS encoding fumarate reductase/succinate dehydrogenase flavoprotein subunit, with product MANILDSKIPSGAIEDKWEKAKFENKLVNPANKRKHSVIVVGTGLAGASAAASLGELGYKVKAFCVHESPRRAHSVAAQGGINAAKNYQNDGDSTYRLFYDTVKGGDFRAREANVYRLAEVSANIIDQMVSQGVPFAREYGGTLANRSFGGAQVSRTFYARGQTGQQLLLGAYSQMMRQVDAGTVELRYRREMLDLVVIDGKARGIIVRNLLTGEIEAHEADAVIIASGGYSNVFFLSTNAMNCAVTAAWKAHKRGAYFANPCYTQIHPTCIPVHGENQSKLTLMSESLRNDGRVWVPKAVGDKRHPNDIPENERDYYLERVYPSFGNLAPRDVASRQAKYACDEGRGVNESGKAVYLDFADSIKRLGEDKISERYGNLFEMYEKITGDNPYKRPMMIYPAPHYTMGGLWVDYNLQSTIPGCFVAGEANFSDHGANRLGASALMQGLADGYFVVPYSIGNYLGGTKLNKVTTNDDAFKAAVDGVKKEISTLVNIKGNRTVDSFHKELGNIMWENCGMGRNAAGLKKALEEIPKVREEFWQNVRIPGDPNYLNVELEKAGRVADFLELGELMCRDALEREESCGGHFREEHQDNGEAKRDDTNFCHVAAWEYTGNMKTSVRHKEELTFENVHLATRSYK from the coding sequence ATGGCTAACATTTTAGACAGTAAAATTCCAAGCGGTGCGATTGAAGACAAATGGGAAAAAGCCAAGTTTGAAAATAAACTTGTAAACCCTGCGAACAAAAGAAAACACTCCGTAATCGTTGTGGGTACTGGTCTTGCTGGTGCTTCTGCGGCGGCCTCACTGGGTGAGCTTGGTTACAAAGTAAAAGCATTCTGCGTACATGAATCCCCTCGTCGCGCCCATTCCGTGGCTGCTCAGGGTGGTATCAATGCCGCTAAAAATTATCAAAACGATGGTGACTCAACTTACCGTCTTTTCTATGACACCGTTAAGGGCGGAGACTTCCGTGCCCGTGAAGCAAACGTTTACCGTTTGGCGGAAGTGTCAGCGAACATCATTGACCAAATGGTTTCTCAAGGTGTTCCGTTCGCACGTGAATACGGCGGCACATTAGCGAACCGTTCATTCGGTGGTGCGCAAGTTTCCCGTACATTCTATGCTCGCGGTCAAACGGGTCAGCAGCTTTTGTTGGGTGCTTACTCGCAAATGATGAGACAAGTTGACGCAGGAACTGTGGAACTTCGCTACCGTCGCGAAATGCTGGATCTAGTTGTGATCGACGGAAAAGCACGCGGTATCATCGTTCGTAACTTGTTAACCGGTGAAATTGAAGCCCACGAAGCCGATGCAGTTATCATCGCGTCTGGCGGTTACTCTAACGTGTTCTTCCTTTCTACAAATGCGATGAACTGTGCGGTTACGGCTGCATGGAAAGCACACAAACGTGGCGCTTATTTCGCAAATCCTTGTTACACGCAAATCCATCCAACATGCATCCCAGTTCATGGTGAAAATCAGTCTAAACTTACCTTGATGTCTGAATCACTTCGCAATGACGGTCGCGTATGGGTTCCAAAAGCAGTGGGTGATAAACGTCATCCAAACGACATCCCAGAAAACGAACGCGATTACTACTTGGAGCGCGTTTATCCTTCATTTGGTAACCTGGCTCCTCGTGACGTGGCTTCTCGTCAGGCGAAATACGCTTGTGATGAGGGTCGCGGCGTGAATGAATCTGGTAAAGCTGTTTACTTGGATTTCGCAGATTCCATCAAACGCCTTGGCGAAGATAAAATTTCTGAGCGCTACGGTAACTTGTTTGAAATGTACGAAAAAATCACGGGTGATAATCCTTATAAACGTCCAATGATGATCTACCCCGCTCCCCACTACACAATGGGTGGCTTGTGGGTTGACTACAACCTTCAGTCAACAATTCCAGGTTGTTTTGTCGCTGGTGAAGCCAATTTCTCTGATCACGGAGCAAACCGTTTGGGCGCATCTGCATTGATGCAAGGTTTGGCTGATGGTTATTTCGTAGTTCCTTACTCTATCGGTAACTACTTGGGTGGCACAAAACTTAATAAAGTAACGACGAACGACGATGCTTTCAAAGCAGCAGTTGACGGCGTTAAAAAAGAAATCAGCACGCTAGTAAACATCAAAGGCAACCGAACTGTTGATAGCTTCCATAAAGAGCTTGGCAACATCATGTGGGAAAACTGTGGTATGGGTCGCAATGCTGCTGGCCTTAAGAAAGCTTTGGAAGAAATTCCAAAAGTTCGTGAGGAGTTCTGGCAAAACGTTCGTATCCCAGGTGATCCAAATTATCTTAACGTTGAGCTTGAAAAAGCAGGACGTGTTGCAGACTTCCTGGAGCTTGGCGAGTTGATGTGTCGTGATGCTCTTGAGCGCGAGGAATCATGCGGCGGTCACTTCCGTGAAGAACATCAGGATAATGGTGAGGCTAAGCGTGACGACACCAACTTCTGTCACGTTGCCGCGTGGGAATACACAGGCAACATGAAAACGTCTGTTCGCCACAAAGAAGAACTTACTTTCGAAAACGTTCACCTAGCAACTCGTAGCTATAAATAA